Proteins encoded in a region of the Methanofollis tationis genome:
- a CDS encoding RNA-guided endonuclease TnpB family protein, whose amino-acid sequence MLAAKTIILKMDCPDPDRLDRTVWTYTEGMNYVSAVVHNLGKPKGSAALQKIVYSALREKIGLKSQMSFNVVRQVTGTYRTLQEQVRAKKTVWQQIMYAPTSMTFSFGRDFSLDGDDIGLTTLNGRRKYRFFRYPHMEQYLDGTWKFGASKLVKHLDGTYYFHLCCERETETREVTKSSTFMGVDLGQNFLAVTSTTDRKCRFFCGGKAKDLRNVYSTMRKRLPSKGTRSAKRMLKHLSGRERRLMTDMNHRVSKEIVSFAVQNNVDVIGLEDLSGIGDRTKISKRRRYTHHSWAFFELQTFIEYKAREKGISTIYLDPAYTSQTCPRCNHISKNNRNGRSFVCECCGHSLHADLIGAQNIESRARTYRYTLEVQGCSQPPIRELSTR is encoded by the coding sequence ATGCTCGCCGCAAAGACCATCATCCTCAAGATGGACTGTCCTGACCCCGATCGTCTCGACCGGACGGTATGGACGTACACCGAGGGGATGAACTATGTCTCTGCGGTCGTGCACAACCTCGGGAAACCAAAGGGTTCTGCCGCCCTCCAGAAGATCGTCTATTCCGCTCTCCGGGAAAAGATCGGTCTCAAGTCCCAGATGTCCTTCAATGTCGTCAGGCAGGTCACGGGAACCTACCGGACACTTCAGGAGCAGGTCAGGGCGAAAAAGACGGTGTGGCAACAGATCATGTACGCTCCCACCTCCATGACCTTCTCCTTCGGGCGGGACTTCTCCCTCGACGGAGACGATATCGGTCTTACAACCCTCAACGGCCGGAGAAAGTATCGGTTCTTCCGATACCCTCACATGGAGCAGTATCTCGATGGAACATGGAAATTCGGAGCGTCAAAACTGGTGAAGCACCTGGATGGCACATACTACTTCCATCTTTGTTGTGAACGAGAGACCGAGACCCGTGAGGTCACGAAGTCTTCTACCTTCATGGGGGTGGATCTCGGCCAGAACTTCCTTGCGGTTACATCGACGACCGACAGGAAATGTCGGTTCTTCTGTGGCGGGAAAGCCAAGGACCTCCGAAATGTCTATTCTACCATGCGGAAACGGTTACCGTCTAAGGGCACCCGGTCGGCAAAGAGGATGCTGAAGCATCTTTCTGGCCGGGAGAGACGGCTGATGACTGATATGAACCACCGCGTCTCAAAGGAGATCGTTTCTTTTGCCGTTCAGAACAACGTGGATGTGATCGGGCTGGAGGATCTCTCCGGGATCGGGGATCGGACAAAGATCTCAAAGAGGCGGCGATACACCCATCATTCCTGGGCGTTCTTTGAACTCCAGACGTTCATCGAGTACAAGGCACGAGAGAAGGGTATATCGACGATCTATCTCGATCCGGCCTATACCTCGCAGACCTGTCCCCGGTGCAACCATATCAGCAAGAACAATCGGAATGGACGGTCGTTTGTCTGCGAATGTTGTGGGCATTCGCTCCATGCCGATCTGATCGGTGCTCAAAACATCGAATCCAGAGCACGCACCTACAGGTATACCCTGGAGGTGCAGGGGTGCAGTCAGCCACCCATACGAGAACTATCGACACGATAG
- a CDS encoding PEGA domain-containing protein: MERAQRPLPWLILLLALSLLCVSALADTTTNVTMAEPTMTTAAPTTTATTAVPTTTATPTKAPTTAVTQAVTTSATQAIIGGGTGWFDIHTNIDGAAVSFDGKYQGTTAQGILTVAWASTGTPPGTVTATKAGYTTAQEPLPAVPAAGHHAAVYLTLNPNTPQTGSMGLSSTPGGANIRINGVYYGTTPHTVTGLAAGTYQVSIDYPGYGTWTAQEEIVSGRITYVDAVLKQVQQYGTLSISSVPKGAYITLDGVYKGPAPATIGGLDPGSHVVELNAPGYEEWSGRATVYVGKVTSISETLTPSAQPPTGAISIASTPASASVSVDGVYYGQTPAGNRLLVNGIAAGQHTIHLALGGYGDYDTTVTVAAGGTATLDAVLNAGGTGSVSFTSTPTGATVYFNNQPYGLTPLTVPDLAPGSYPVRITYAGYGDWTGTAQVNAGATTPVQADLVQATPAPEAAASPLLPALALLLGGVLVALRVRRA, translated from the coding sequence ATGGAACGTGCACAAAGGCCACTCCCGTGGCTGATCCTCCTCCTCGCCCTCTCCCTGCTGTGCGTATCGGCCCTCGCCGATACCACGACGAACGTCACCATGGCCGAACCGACCATGACAACCGCAGCCCCGACGACGACGGCAACCACCGCCGTTCCAACCACGACCGCCACCCCGACAAAGGCCCCGACGACCGCGGTCACGCAGGCGGTGACGACCTCGGCCACCCAGGCCATCATAGGCGGCGGCACGGGCTGGTTCGACATCCACACCAATATCGACGGCGCCGCCGTCTCCTTCGACGGGAAATACCAGGGCACCACCGCCCAGGGCATCCTTACCGTCGCCTGGGCAAGCACCGGCACCCCGCCCGGCACCGTGACCGCCACGAAGGCCGGATACACGACGGCGCAGGAACCACTCCCGGCCGTCCCGGCCGCGGGCCACCATGCCGCCGTCTACCTCACCCTCAACCCGAACACGCCGCAGACCGGGAGCATGGGCCTCTCCTCCACGCCGGGCGGTGCGAACATCAGGATCAACGGCGTCTATTACGGCACCACCCCGCACACCGTCACCGGGCTTGCCGCCGGCACCTACCAGGTCTCGATCGACTATCCGGGCTACGGGACCTGGACCGCTCAGGAGGAGATCGTCTCCGGCAGGATCACCTACGTCGACGCCGTCTTAAAACAGGTCCAGCAATACGGCACGCTCTCCATCTCCAGCGTCCCGAAAGGCGCCTACATCACCCTCGACGGCGTCTATAAGGGCCCGGCCCCCGCCACGATCGGCGGCCTCGACCCCGGCTCCCATGTCGTCGAACTCAACGCCCCCGGCTACGAGGAGTGGAGCGGCCGGGCCACCGTCTATGTCGGGAAGGTCACCTCCATCTCAGAGACGCTGACCCCGAGCGCACAGCCCCCCACCGGCGCCATCTCCATCGCCTCCACCCCGGCGAGCGCCTCGGTCTCGGTCGACGGCGTCTACTATGGCCAGACGCCGGCGGGCAACCGCCTGCTCGTCAACGGCATCGCCGCCGGCCAGCACACCATCCACCTCGCCCTCGGCGGCTACGGGGACTATGACACGACCGTGACGGTCGCCGCCGGAGGGACGGCGACCCTCGACGCCGTGCTCAACGCCGGCGGCACGGGGTCGGTCTCCTTCACCTCGACACCCACCGGAGCGACGGTGTACTTCAACAACCAGCCCTATGGACTGACACCGCTGACGGTGCCCGACCTCGCGCCGGGATCGTACCCCGTCAGGATCACCTATGCCGGCTACGGGGACTGGACCGGCACCGCCCAGGTGAACGCCGGGGCGACGACGCCGGTGCAGGCCGACCTCGTCCAGGCAACACCGGCGCCCGAGGCGGCAGCCTCCCCCCTGCTCCCGGCCCTCGCCCTCCTCCTTGGCGGCGTCCTCGTCGCCCTCAGGGTGCGGCGGGCGTAA
- a CDS encoding MoaD/ThiS family protein produces the protein MIVQVRAFAWMREIFGAERTLEVPEGAALSTLLQVLGEESGAAHRALFDGGGALNGHVVLMLNRKRVNHADVPALTLAAGDEVALFPPVAGG, from the coding sequence ATGATCGTACAGGTCAGGGCATTTGCCTGGATGCGGGAGATATTCGGCGCCGAGCGCACGCTTGAGGTCCCGGAAGGGGCCGCCCTCTCCACCCTCCTCCAGGTGCTCGGCGAAGAGTCCGGGGCGGCGCACCGGGCGCTCTTCGACGGCGGCGGCGCCCTGAACGGGCACGTGGTCCTGATGCTGAACAGGAAGCGGGTGAACCACGCCGACGTCCCGGCGCTGACCCTCGCGGCCGGAGACGAGGTCGCCCTCTTCCCCCCGGTCGCCGGGGGCTGA
- the thiM gene encoding hydroxyethylthiazole kinase has translation MDGRICAEILEQVRSRRPLVHHITNTVTINDCANITLCAGAAPVMAEAPEESAEMAAVAGALVLNIGTLSTAQVASMILAGRRANECGVPVVLDPVGAGATRMRTDAVLRILQEVQVAVLKGNAGEIGVLAGTGGTVRGVDSCGIVGDAVDAAVACALATGTVVSMTGATDVVTDGRRVLLVENGNPMMDRLSGTGCMAASVTGAFAAVEGDRLLSSASALAAFGLAGERAAAQARGPYSFRTALFDELSAMKLADLAAGARVRARHGV, from the coding sequence ATGGACGGAAGAATCTGTGCGGAGATCCTTGAGCAGGTGCGGTCGAGGCGCCCGCTCGTGCACCACATCACCAACACCGTGACGATCAACGACTGCGCCAACATCACGCTCTGCGCCGGGGCGGCGCCGGTGATGGCCGAAGCCCCCGAGGAGTCGGCCGAGATGGCGGCGGTGGCGGGAGCGCTCGTCCTGAACATCGGGACGCTCTCGACGGCCCAGGTGGCGTCGATGATCCTTGCCGGGCGGCGGGCGAACGAGTGCGGCGTCCCGGTGGTCCTGGACCCGGTCGGCGCCGGGGCGACCCGGATGCGCACCGACGCCGTGCTAAGGATCCTCCAGGAGGTACAGGTCGCCGTCCTGAAGGGGAACGCCGGGGAGATCGGCGTTCTCGCCGGCACCGGCGGGACGGTGCGGGGCGTGGACTCCTGCGGGATCGTCGGCGACGCCGTGGACGCGGCGGTCGCCTGCGCCCTCGCCACCGGGACGGTGGTCTCGATGACCGGGGCGACCGACGTCGTCACCGACGGGAGGCGCGTCCTCCTGGTCGAGAACGGGAACCCGATGATGGACCGCCTCTCGGGCACCGGGTGCATGGCCGCCTCGGTCACCGGGGCGTTTGCGGCGGTGGAGGGCGATCGCCTCCTCTCCTCGGCCTCGGCCCTCGCCGCCTTCGGGCTTGCCGGCGAACGGGCGGCGGCGCAGGCCCGCGGGCCGTACTCCTTCAGGACGGCCCTCTTCGACGAACTCTCTGCCATGAAGCTGGCAGACCTGGCGGCCGGGGCGCGGGTGAGGGCACGCCATGGGGTATGA
- the thiE gene encoding thiamine phosphate synthase, with protein sequence MGYDLYVITDAGIGRGRSHPEQASLAVEGGADVVQLRDKALAPRDLLATAREVRRVVHAAGALFIVNDHLEVALAAGADGVHLGQGDLPVGAARSIVPSDFILGVSVGNAAEAALAVEGGADYVALSPTFATGSKADAGPGRGLDTLRAVRAAVPAPLIAIGGIGPANVGEVVRAGADGIAVISAVVGQEDPVGAARRMKALVVAAKGGDRRC encoded by the coding sequence ATGGGGTATGACCTCTACGTGATCACCGACGCCGGGATCGGCCGCGGCCGTTCTCATCCAGAACAGGCCAGCCTGGCCGTCGAGGGCGGGGCTGATGTGGTCCAGCTGCGGGACAAGGCGCTCGCCCCCCGCGACCTCCTCGCCACGGCCCGCGAGGTGCGGAGGGTCGTCCATGCGGCCGGCGCCCTCTTCATCGTCAACGACCACCTGGAGGTCGCCCTCGCCGCCGGGGCCGACGGTGTCCACCTCGGGCAGGGCGACCTCCCGGTGGGGGCGGCGCGCTCGATCGTCCCCTCCGACTTCATCCTGGGTGTTTCAGTCGGAAACGCCGCCGAAGCCGCCCTTGCCGTCGAGGGCGGGGCCGACTACGTCGCCCTCAGCCCCACCTTCGCCACCGGGTCGAAGGCCGACGCCGGGCCCGGCCGCGGCCTCGATACCCTGCGGGCGGTCAGAGCGGCAGTCCCGGCCCCGTTGATCGCGATCGGCGGGATCGGCCCGGCGAACGTCGGCGAGGTGGTCAGGGCCGGGGCCGACGGGATCGCCGTCATCTCGGCGGTCGTCGGGCAGGAGGACCCAGTCGGGGCGGCACGGCGGATGAAGGCGCTCGTCGTTGCCGCGAAAGGAGGCGATCGGCGGTGCTGA
- a CDS encoding ThiF family adenylyltransferase, which yields MLNESEGERYRRQTMIFGEEGQERLKRATVFIAGTGGLGCPIALYLAAAGVGRIRLADRDTVDLSNLNRQVLHGTPDLGRPKVVSAAEKLAALNPEIAVEAIRTVIDAATVAGLAAGADVIVDAMDNFETRYLLNGAAVERGIPLVHGGISGFFGQATTVIPGRTPCLRCLFPVPPPDETFPALGTTAGVIGLVQANETIKYLTGSGDLLAGRLLLWDGARSTMETIPVERQAGCPACGHLHEEVRP from the coding sequence GTGCTGAACGAGAGCGAAGGCGAGCGCTACCGCCGGCAGACGATGATCTTCGGCGAGGAGGGGCAGGAGCGGTTGAAGAGGGCGACGGTCTTTATCGCCGGGACCGGCGGCCTCGGGTGCCCGATCGCCCTCTACCTCGCCGCCGCCGGCGTCGGCCGGATCCGCCTGGCCGACAGGGACACCGTCGACCTCTCCAACCTGAACAGGCAGGTGCTCCACGGGACGCCCGACCTCGGGCGCCCGAAGGTCGTCTCGGCGGCCGAGAAACTCGCCGCCCTCAACCCGGAGATCGCCGTGGAGGCAATCCGGACCGTCATCGACGCCGCCACCGTCGCCGGCCTCGCCGCCGGCGCCGATGTGATCGTGGATGCCATGGACAACTTCGAGACCCGCTACCTCCTCAACGGTGCGGCGGTCGAGCGCGGGATACCCCTGGTCCACGGCGGGATCTCCGGGTTCTTCGGGCAGGCGACGACGGTCATCCCGGGGAGGACGCCGTGCCTCCGCTGCCTCTTCCCCGTCCCCCCGCCGGACGAGACCTTCCCGGCCCTCGGGACCACCGCCGGCGTGATCGGGCTCGTGCAGGCGAACGAGACGATCAAGTACCTCACCGGCAGCGGCGACCTCCTCGCCGGGCGTCTCCTGCTCTGGGACGGGGCGAGGTCCACGATGGAGACGATCCCGGTGGAGCGGCAGGCGGGGTGCCCTGCATGCGGGCACCTGCACGAAGAGGTGAGACCATGA
- a CDS encoding molybdenum cofactor biosynthesis protein MoaE, with the protein MIDVRHDDFNINEMIERAKDPSMGALVTFLGVVRDDEIERIELEAYREAAVQELEAIRNEAFAAHEIASVAIVHRIGPLQVGENILLIIVGAGHRREAFAACEYILEEIKRRLPIWKKEFEKGGGTRWVPGNAG; encoded by the coding sequence ATGATAGATGTCAGGCATGACGATTTCAACATAAACGAGATGATCGAGCGGGCGAAAGACCCGTCGATGGGCGCCCTGGTCACCTTCCTCGGCGTGGTGCGGGACGACGAGATCGAGCGGATCGAGCTGGAGGCCTACCGGGAGGCGGCGGTGCAGGAACTCGAAGCGATCCGCAACGAGGCGTTTGCCGCCCACGAGATCGCTTCGGTGGCGATCGTCCACCGGATCGGGCCCCTGCAGGTGGGGGAGAACATCCTCCTGATCATCGTCGGCGCCGGTCACCGGCGGGAGGCGTTTGCTGCCTGCGAATATATCCTGGAAGAGATCAAGCGACGCCTCCCCATCTGGAAGAAGGAGTTTGAAAAGGGCGGGGGGACCAGGTGGGTGCCGGGGAACGCCGGGTGA
- a CDS encoding DUF5612 domain-containing protein: protein MEEPEHLQSLNILELYALSIIAENQPGVLRDIAAVMAANAVNVVTVQQSIMPSGAHAGDALFYFEVECAGGIGRALADLLSIPTVRHVSTNDTFSRIFGSRVIIIGGGAQVAQVALGAVNEADRHNIRGERISVDTIPLVGEKDLSEAVDAVARLPRASILVLAGSIMGGAITEAVERVRAAGIPVIALKMAGSVPKHADLVVTDPIQAGVFAVMHVSKRAVFDINRVRGQEF, encoded by the coding sequence ATGGAAGAGCCAGAACACCTGCAGAGCCTCAATATCCTCGAACTGTATGCGCTCAGCATCATCGCAGAGAACCAGCCCGGCGTGCTGCGGGATATCGCCGCGGTGATGGCGGCGAACGCCGTGAACGTGGTGACCGTGCAGCAGTCGATCATGCCCTCGGGCGCCCATGCCGGGGACGCCCTCTTCTACTTCGAGGTGGAGTGCGCCGGCGGGATCGGGCGGGCGCTCGCCGACCTCCTCAGCATCCCGACCGTCCGCCACGTCTCGACGAACGACACCTTCTCCCGGATCTTCGGGTCGCGGGTGATCATCATCGGCGGCGGCGCCCAGGTCGCCCAGGTGGCCCTCGGTGCGGTGAACGAGGCCGACCGCCACAATATCAGGGGCGAACGGATCTCGGTGGACACGATCCCGCTCGTCGGCGAGAAAGATCTCTCCGAGGCGGTGGACGCCGTCGCCCGCCTGCCGAGGGCGTCGATCCTGGTGCTGGCGGGATCGATCATGGGCGGGGCGATCACCGAGGCGGTCGAGCGGGTCCGTGCGGCCGGGATCCCGGTCATCGCCCTGAAGATGGCCGGCAGTGTCCCGAAGCACGCCGACCTCGTGGTCACCGACCCGATCCAGGCAGGCGTTTTTGCCGTGATGCACGTCTCGAAACGTGCGGTCTTCGATATCAACCGCGTCCGCGGTCAGGAGTTCTAA
- a CDS encoding L-threonylcarbamoyladenylate synthase, which yields MDTAIIHKAVQVLRRDGLVVYPTDTIYGLGADALSEYAIERVYEAKMRPRAMPVSVAVSDCEMLSAIAVVDRAADAFIDRFLPGPVTVVLRAKSCLPEILTGGTGLVGIRFPDHPVALAIIRELDAPITATSANVHGGPDPVTVNDVHVPHDLLIDGGHLPGTPSTVVDLVHRQVLRVGAEIEEVAGFLAEMP from the coding sequence ATGGACACAGCGATCATCCATAAAGCGGTGCAGGTGCTCAGGCGCGACGGGCTTGTGGTCTACCCCACCGACACGATCTACGGCCTCGGGGCCGACGCCCTCTCGGAATACGCCATCGAACGGGTGTACGAGGCGAAGATGCGGCCGCGCGCGATGCCGGTCTCGGTGGCGGTCTCGGATTGCGAGATGCTCTCGGCGATCGCCGTCGTGGACCGGGCGGCCGACGCCTTCATCGACCGGTTCCTGCCGGGCCCGGTGACGGTCGTGCTGCGGGCGAAGTCATGCCTGCCCGAGATCCTCACCGGGGGGACGGGCCTTGTCGGGATCCGTTTCCCTGACCACCCGGTCGCCCTTGCGATCATCAGGGAACTCGACGCCCCGATCACGGCGACCTCGGCGAACGTCCACGGCGGGCCCGACCCGGTGACCGTCAACGATGTCCATGTCCCGCACGACCTGCTCATCGACGGCGGGCACCTCCCGGGGACGCCGAGCACGGTGGTGGACCTGGTGCACCGGCAGGTGCTCAGGGTGGGGGCAGAGATCGAGGAGGTCGCCGGGTTTCTTGCGGAGATGCCATGA
- a CDS encoding DNA polymerase subunit beta: protein MMPIRLRDFIEDDGGLIFAVSAYDNTERAGCVLRYVPDPAGERVDPEGRRYTKLDFEPAYEYIREHRPEYLDHLHRVPADRIARVYKPEERMDWIASRDPRVRRLLSLFDLPAGKVGCTGSRLIGVENAASDIDLVVYGGAWFSAQAQLARLVQTGTLPAMSEEMWRKVYEKRVPEISFDTFVLHEARKWNRGEFGDTYFDLLYTRDYDALASAPAGRGREIGRGRIEALVTDASQSFDSPAVYEVEHETVSRVISFTHTYSGQALAGETIEAVGVLEEHGDTQWLIVGTTREARGEYIVSKTLLEQV, encoded by the coding sequence ATGATGCCGATCAGGTTGCGCGATTTTATCGAGGACGACGGGGGGTTGATCTTCGCCGTCTCTGCCTATGACAACACCGAGCGGGCCGGGTGCGTGCTCCGCTACGTCCCGGACCCTGCAGGAGAACGGGTGGATCCCGAGGGGCGGCGGTATACGAAACTCGATTTCGAGCCGGCATATGAGTACATCAGGGAGCACCGGCCCGAGTACCTCGATCACCTCCACCGGGTGCCGGCGGACCGGATCGCCCGGGTCTACAAGCCCGAGGAGAGGATGGACTGGATCGCCTCCCGTGACCCGAGAGTGCGCCGTCTCCTCTCCCTCTTCGACCTGCCGGCAGGGAAGGTGGGATGCACGGGGTCGCGGCTGATCGGCGTGGAGAACGCCGCTTCAGATATCGACCTGGTCGTCTACGGAGGGGCGTGGTTCTCGGCGCAGGCGCAGCTTGCACGCCTTGTTCAGACCGGGACCCTGCCCGCGATGTCCGAGGAGATGTGGCGGAAGGTCTACGAGAAGCGGGTCCCGGAGATCTCGTTTGATACGTTCGTGCTCCACGAGGCGCGGAAGTGGAACCGGGGCGAGTTCGGCGACACCTATTTCGACCTGCTCTATACGCGGGACTACGACGCCCTGGCCTCGGCGCCAGCAGGGCGGGGGCGGGAGATCGGGCGGGGCCGGATTGAGGCCCTGGTGACCGACGCCTCCCAGTCGTTCGATTCCCCGGCGGTCTACGAGGTGGAGCACGAGACGGTCTCGCGGGTGATCTCGTTCACCCACACCTATTCAGGGCAGGCGCTGGCCGGCGAGACGATCGAGGCGGTCGGGGTGCTCGAGGAGCACGGCGATACGCAATGGCTCATCGTGGGCACGACCCGCGAGGCGCGGGGCGAGTATATCGTCTCGAAGACGCTGTTAGAGCAGGTCTGA
- a CDS encoding CRISPR-associated protein Cas4 has translation MGKDDGLTGISAVTAAHFCPLRLYLDRQEEHEEPPRYAVCKQVSYHLGMGPLDPPAVWAEIAAVLPYAGEAEHALFAQCIEACTDVEWIPFSDTDVPVSSPTLGIRGTVDKADPALPGFAITRSSEAPVAGVHGADRLRIACYAACVRETLGIDVPGGWVEYVPSGVIRFCTPGPRDRRAMLRAIAAAKEVEAGTIPGKPLNPPCARCPHGERCSPGPRRLSDLL, from the coding sequence ATGGGAAAAGACGATGGCCTCACCGGCATCTCGGCCGTGACCGCCGCCCATTTCTGCCCCCTCCGCCTCTACCTCGATAGGCAGGAAGAGCACGAAGAGCCGCCGCGCTACGCCGTCTGCAAACAGGTCTCCTACCACCTCGGTATGGGCCCCCTCGACCCGCCGGCCGTCTGGGCCGAGATCGCCGCCGTCCTCCCGTACGCCGGCGAGGCCGAACACGCCCTCTTCGCCCAGTGCATCGAGGCCTGCACAGATGTGGAATGGATCCCCTTCTCGGACACCGACGTCCCGGTCTCCTCTCCCACCCTCGGGATCAGGGGCACCGTCGACAAGGCCGACCCGGCCCTTCCCGGTTTTGCGATCACCCGGTCGAGCGAAGCGCCGGTCGCCGGGGTCCACGGGGCAGACCGTCTGCGCATTGCCTGCTACGCCGCCTGCGTCCGGGAGACGCTCGGCATCGACGTCCCCGGCGGGTGGGTGGAATACGTCCCGTCAGGCGTCATCCGCTTCTGCACGCCCGGCCCCCGCGACCGGCGTGCGATGCTCAGGGCGATCGCCGCTGCAAAAGAAGTGGAGGCGGGAACGATCCCGGGAAAACCCCTCAACCCGCCGTGCGCCCGCTGCCCGCACGGGGAGCGCTGCTCTCCCGGGCCGCGGCGTCTTTCAGACCTGCTCTAA
- a CDS encoding DUF3467 domain-containing protein codes for MSQHEISVNIPQALDPVYANRIQVAYKEDEFTFMFLHEIPGTNQARAKSIVSITPKHAKNLLAVLSRSMKDYEEKYGAIQAPTEKVGDTNVTMRGYS; via the coding sequence ATGTCTCAGCACGAGATCTCGGTCAATATCCCCCAGGCGCTCGACCCGGTCTATGCGAACCGGATCCAGGTCGCATACAAGGAGGACGAGTTCACCTTCATGTTCCTGCACGAGATCCCGGGCACGAACCAGGCCCGGGCGAAGTCGATCGTCTCCATTACGCCGAAGCACGCGAAGAACCTCCTCGCCGTGCTCTCAAGGAGCATGAAGGACTACGAGGAGAAGTACGGCGCCATCCAGGCGCCGACCGAGAAGGTCGGGGACACGAACGTGACGATGCGGGGCTATTCTTAA